One part of the Algibacter sp. L1A34 genome encodes these proteins:
- a CDS encoding cold-shock protein: MSKGTVKFFNDSKGFGFITEEGSNNEHFVHISGLIDEIREGDLVEFDLQEGKKGLNAVNVKVI; encoded by the coding sequence ATGAGTAAAGGAACAGTAAAATTCTTCAACGATTCTAAAGGATTCGGATTTATAACAGAAGAAGGTTCAAACAACGAACATTTTGTTCACATTTCTGGATTAATCGATGAAATTCGCGAAGGCGACTTAGTAGAATTCGATTTACAGGAAGGCAAAAAAGGATTAAACGCCGTAAACGTAAAAGTAATTTAG
- the recF gene encoding DNA replication/repair protein RecF (All proteins in this family for which functions are known are DNA-binding proteins that assist the filamentation of RecA onto DNA for the initiation of recombination or recombinational repair.), with product MILKSLSLLNYKNFDSKTFAFNEKINCIVGNNGIGKTNVLDAIYHLSFGKSYFNPVATQNIKHNEEFFVVNGDYEKDEKPEKVIVSLKRGQKKVIKRNGKAYDKFSEHIGFLPLVIISPADRDLITEGSTTRRKFIDSVISQSDNSYLSSLINYNKILAQRNALLKYFALNHTFNKDTLDVYNSQLTDFGTKIFEKRDAFLKEFIPIFKSRYEAISNGNENVDLNYHSDLFESDLNTLLNKVINKDKALQYTSVGIHKDDLHFNISGHPIKKFGSQGQQKSFLIALKLAQFDFIKAQSGVNPILLLDDIFDKLDEQRVSQIIKLVDDENFGQLFISDTHAERTENAVKQVHQSYEIFKL from the coding sequence ATGATTTTAAAATCACTTTCGTTACTCAATTATAAAAATTTTGATAGCAAAACATTTGCTTTCAATGAGAAAATTAACTGCATTGTTGGAAATAATGGCATCGGAAAGACCAATGTACTCGATGCTATTTATCATTTATCCTTCGGAAAAAGTTATTTTAATCCAGTCGCAACTCAAAATATTAAGCATAACGAAGAGTTTTTTGTAGTGAATGGTGACTATGAAAAAGATGAAAAACCAGAAAAAGTAATAGTCAGTTTAAAACGCGGACAAAAAAAAGTAATTAAACGTAATGGTAAAGCTTATGATAAATTTAGCGAACACATTGGTTTTTTACCTTTAGTTATTATTTCGCCAGCCGATAGAGATTTAATTACGGAAGGCAGTACCACACGTCGAAAATTTATTGACAGTGTGATTTCGCAAAGTGATAATAGCTATTTGAGTTCTTTAATTAATTATAATAAAATTTTAGCGCAACGTAATGCATTGTTGAAGTATTTTGCATTAAACCACACTTTTAACAAAGATACGCTAGACGTTTATAACAGCCAATTAACAGACTTTGGAACTAAAATTTTCGAAAAACGTGATGCCTTTTTAAAAGAATTCATCCCCATTTTTAAATCTAGATACGAAGCCATTAGTAATGGTAATGAAAACGTTGATTTAAATTACCATAGTGATTTATTTGAAAGTGATTTAAATACTCTTTTAAATAAGGTTATTAATAAAGACAAGGCATTGCAATACACAAGCGTTGGTATACATAAGGATGATTTACATTTTAATATTTCCGGACATCCAATAAAGAAATTTGGAAGTCAAGGTCAGCAAAAATCATTCTTAATTGCTTTAAAATTGGCACAATTCGATTTTATAAAAGCGCAAAGCGGCGTAAACCCAATATTATTATTAGATGATATTTTTGATAAACTAGATGAACAACGTGTATCTCAAATAATTAAATTGGTTGATGATGAGAATTTTGGACAACTTTTTATAAGTGATACACATGCCGAACGCACCGAAAACGCTGTAAAACAAGTACATCAGTCATATGAGATTTTTAAATTATAA
- a CDS encoding cold-shock protein, with protein sequence MSKGTVKFFNDSKGFGFITEDDNNKEHFVHISGLIDEIREGDAVEFDLQEGRKGLNAVNVKVI encoded by the coding sequence ATGAGTAAAGGTACCGTAAAATTCTTCAACGATTCTAAAGGTTTTGGATTTATCACAGAAGATGACAACAACAAAGAACATTTCGTACACATTTCAGGACTTATCGATGAAATTCGTGAAGGTGATGCAGTTGAATTCGATCTACAAGAAGGTAGAAAAGGATTAAACGCCGTAAACGTAAAAGTAATCTAA
- a CDS encoding DUF721 domain-containing protein → MAKRINDNLSIQDALKEFVTTNRLEKGLDKVNVADAWAKLMGNGVNNYTSSVALERETLYIELSSSVLREELSYGKQKIINMLNEELGKDIIKKLVLR, encoded by the coding sequence ATGGCAAAACGCATTAACGACAACTTAAGTATACAAGACGCATTAAAGGAATTTGTAACAACAAACAGATTAGAAAAAGGTTTAGATAAAGTTAATGTTGCCGATGCTTGGGCAAAACTTATGGGTAACGGCGTAAACAACTACACGAGTTCTGTTGCTCTGGAACGCGAAACACTATATATAGAACTAAGTTCTAGTGTACTTCGAGAAGAATTAAGTTATGGTAAACAAAAAATAATTAACATGCTAAATGAAGAGTTAGGCAAGGATATTATTAAAAAACTGGTTTTAAGATAA